A DNA window from Brassica napus cultivar Da-Ae chromosome C1, Da-Ae, whole genome shotgun sequence contains the following coding sequences:
- the LOC106374506 gene encoding MD-2-related lipid-recognition protein ROSY1-like — protein sequence MAISHALQALLLLLLSLFFLPPALGAFVNFTNCAVMKSERRVNVTSVRINPYPLGLGDAGATFTITADTTFNVTARNIVLDTHSVPLMLNRVRKNYSLCNVTACPVTPGPIVFVFPIFIPRSSYIYLHRRVNIGLQ from the exons ATGGCAATATCTCACGCCTTGCAggctttgcttcttcttcttctgtcacTTTTTTTCTTACCACCTGCTTTGGGTGCCTTCGTCAATTTTACGAACTGTGCGGTAATGAAATCAGAGCGTCGCGTCAATGTCACTAGTGTTAGGATCAATCCATACCCGCTTGGTCTTGGCGATGCAGGTGCGACCTTTACGATAACCGCTGATACAA CCTTTAACGTAACAGCGAGAAATATAGTGTTAGATACGCACAGTGTACCATTGATGCTTAATAGGGTGCGAAAAAACTACTCCCTCTGTAATGTGACGGCATGCCCTGTTACACCTGGCCctattgtgtttgtttttcctATCTTTATACCCAGGAGTTCTTATATATACTT ACACCGCAGAGTGAATATTGGGCTGCAATAA